One region of Leptospira fainei serovar Hurstbridge str. BUT 6 genomic DNA includes:
- a CDS encoding SpoIIE family protein phosphatase yields MDLKLTFFSFGSLTVCVFTGVLSTFLLGIPERSKSSTYLGAAFAFLSIHAFAFVIAYSLNSPIAAYHRWLILFVVPAFICLTQFFLHYPALTNRKFSSALLRTQSVIWLLFSTFYIYSTLSLSPVFDFTEQIWTFGLINENKLLGILILSYCSIMIFVGIRKSWVNKQIGKGYVTSLFLLFFILLIFPAVVANAMSRAGIISRATFLTIYTFFIIPGSFIILVLYINTTEDKTRFLNRITGICLGTFLLIQYWLSLASVARQEETFDLAKLRESENSVYLKSFSSEILYAVEISKAADAARSLDASLPVIHDRRNEFKRQALEDVDSFFPKSVDRFFLSDESKNPWSISYRFKIKDSSNLYEVGFPYESYRESMHEIVILHVFILFITIVTVLLGFRFFFKGTIWNPLKNLLSAIERINKGDLSTKIPVRIQDEIGFLSNSFNGMVATIRDAQTALSVYANTLEDQVKERTFQLTQLLEQQQGDYFLTSLLLKPFGVEKIANGRIAIESFIRQKKQFTFKGQSYEIGGDLCMADTLSIGGKSCSVFINADAMGKSIQGAGGAIVLGSIFGSILNRTKLFEDKVNEITPQRWLKSTFLELSKIFEIFDGTMLVTAVIGIVEEDTGKAYIVNAEHPIPILYRNGRASLVQTKHFFNRMGVPQDSSEAFIIQSLQLRSGDCLIIGSDGKDDLIAGRSDNGSNIINGNQETFLSSIEDAKGDLKEVYEKVKNHLFDDISILKIEYISDPEVSLHIGRFQKGRIKQ; encoded by the coding sequence ATGGATCTAAAACTTACTTTCTTTTCTTTCGGTTCATTAACGGTATGCGTTTTTACCGGAGTGCTAAGTACTTTTTTGTTAGGCATTCCCGAAAGATCTAAATCCAGCACCTATCTAGGGGCGGCATTCGCATTTCTTTCGATTCATGCGTTCGCATTCGTAATCGCTTACAGTTTAAATTCACCCATTGCGGCGTACCACCGATGGCTCATTCTTTTCGTCGTTCCTGCTTTCATATGTCTAACGCAATTTTTCCTTCATTATCCGGCATTAACGAACCGAAAATTTTCCTCCGCACTACTCCGAACACAATCCGTTATATGGCTCTTGTTCTCCACATTCTATATCTACTCAACATTATCGTTAAGTCCGGTCTTCGATTTTACAGAACAAATTTGGACCTTCGGCTTAATTAACGAAAATAAACTTTTGGGAATTTTGATACTTAGCTATTGCTCCATCATGATATTCGTCGGAATACGGAAATCCTGGGTAAACAAACAAATCGGAAAAGGATATGTGACTTCCCTATTCTTATTATTTTTTATTCTTCTGATTTTTCCCGCCGTCGTAGCAAACGCAATGAGCCGCGCCGGAATTATTTCGAGAGCAACATTCCTGACGATATATACTTTTTTTATCATTCCAGGAAGCTTTATAATTTTAGTTTTATACATCAATACCACTGAAGACAAAACGAGGTTCCTGAATCGCATTACCGGGATATGTTTAGGGACATTCCTACTCATACAATATTGGTTGAGCTTAGCCTCCGTCGCTAGACAGGAAGAAACATTCGATTTGGCGAAACTGAGGGAATCCGAAAATTCCGTTTATCTAAAAAGCTTTTCTTCCGAAATTCTATATGCGGTTGAAATTTCTAAGGCAGCCGACGCAGCAAGATCTCTGGACGCTTCCCTTCCGGTAATACACGACCGACGAAACGAATTCAAAAGACAGGCGTTGGAAGATGTTGATTCGTTCTTCCCCAAAAGTGTGGATCGTTTCTTTCTTTCGGACGAATCGAAGAATCCTTGGTCGATATCTTATCGTTTCAAGATTAAGGATTCTTCGAACCTGTATGAAGTAGGATTTCCTTACGAATCATATAGAGAATCCATGCATGAAATCGTCATATTGCATGTATTCATACTATTCATTACAATCGTCACGGTTCTTCTGGGTTTTAGATTCTTTTTCAAAGGCACCATCTGGAACCCTCTTAAAAACCTTCTATCCGCAATTGAAAGAATCAACAAAGGCGATCTTTCTACGAAGATACCCGTTCGCATTCAAGACGAGATCGGATTCTTATCCAATTCATTTAATGGTATGGTGGCAACGATTCGAGATGCACAAACGGCTTTATCCGTTTATGCGAATACGTTAGAAGATCAGGTAAAGGAAAGAACATTTCAACTCACTCAGCTTCTGGAGCAACAACAGGGGGATTATTTTTTGACTTCCTTACTTCTCAAGCCGTTCGGGGTCGAAAAAATCGCGAATGGGAGAATCGCGATAGAATCGTTCATACGTCAAAAGAAGCAATTTACGTTTAAAGGTCAGAGCTACGAAATCGGCGGCGATCTTTGCATGGCGGATACGCTCAGCATCGGTGGTAAAAGTTGTAGCGTATTCATCAATGCGGACGCGATGGGTAAATCCATTCAAGGAGCAGGAGGAGCAATAGTCTTAGGTTCCATTTTCGGTTCCATCCTAAACCGGACAAAACTTTTCGAAGATAAAGTGAACGAAATCACTCCGCAAAGATGGCTAAAATCCACCTTCTTAGAACTGTCCAAAATATTCGAAATATTTGATGGAACGATGCTCGTTACCGCAGTGATAGGAATCGTCGAGGAAGATACGGGAAAGGCATATATAGTCAATGCCGAACATCCTATTCCGATTCTTTATCGGAACGGTAGAGCTTCGTTAGTGCAGACCAAGCATTTTTTTAATAGAATGGGCGTGCCACAGGATTCCTCCGAAGCCTTCATAATCCAATCATTACAGTTGCGATCCGGAGATTGCCTCATCATCGGCTCGGACGGAAAGGACGACCTTATAGCAGGACGCTCCGATAACGGAAGCAATATAATTAACGGAAACCAGGAAACGTTTTTAAGCAGCATCGAAGATGCAAAGGGCGATCTTAAAGAAGTTTATGAAAAAGTGAAGAATCACCTTTTCGACGATATATCCATTTTAAAAATCGAGTATATTTCGGATCCTGAAGTTAGTCTTCACATCGGAAGATTCCAAAAAGGTCGAATTAAACAGTGA
- a CDS encoding bile acid:sodium symporter family protein — protein MQGGFLLETVLPFSLFIIMFGMGLSLTGKDFARVALYPKAVMIGLLAQLILLPIFGFCVAVTFRMEPLLAVGLMVLSCCPSGPTSNMYSYLFHGDVALSVTLTALISIIKPFTLPFLAYYSMVYFMGEGKAINLPIFKTILQLFTITVLPVGLGMSFKRWIPKFAASFEKPIKYFSMIILFLIIAGLVKQNWGKMIGFFAVTGAAALTMNCLCISVGFLLGILLRLSRPQAITIAFELGIQNGTTALLVTGTILMVPTMTIVPITYSLLMFLTALIFGLFMVKRNRNARAADLSETVS, from the coding sequence ATGCAAGGCGGATTTCTGTTAGAGACGGTATTGCCGTTCTCTCTGTTCATAATTATGTTCGGGATGGGGCTATCCTTGACCGGTAAAGATTTTGCAAGGGTAGCTTTATATCCGAAGGCGGTGATGATCGGCTTACTAGCTCAATTGATCCTTCTGCCGATTTTCGGTTTCTGCGTGGCGGTAACTTTTCGTATGGAACCGCTATTGGCCGTCGGCTTAATGGTATTGTCCTGTTGCCCATCGGGGCCGACTTCGAACATGTATTCCTATCTGTTTCACGGAGATGTCGCTCTTTCGGTCACATTAACGGCGCTTATAAGTATTATTAAGCCGTTTACTCTTCCCTTTCTCGCTTACTATTCAATGGTATATTTTATGGGAGAAGGAAAGGCGATTAATTTGCCGATTTTTAAAACGATTCTTCAATTGTTCACGATCACGGTATTACCCGTCGGCTTGGGAATGTCGTTTAAGCGATGGATTCCCAAGTTCGCAGCAAGTTTCGAAAAGCCTATAAAATATTTTTCGATGATTATTTTATTCTTAATTATTGCGGGCTTAGTCAAACAAAACTGGGGAAAAATGATCGGATTCTTCGCAGTCACCGGTGCGGCGGCATTGACAATGAATTGCTTATGCATCAGCGTCGGGTTTCTTCTCGGTATTCTTTTGCGCCTAAGTCGACCTCAAGCAATCACCATAGCGTTCGAATTAGGAATTCAAAACGGGACAACCGCACTCCTTGTAACCGGAACTATTCTTATGGTCCCAACCATGACCATCGTTCCGATCACCTACAGTCTGTTGATGTTTCTAACTGCCCTCATTTTTGGGCTATTTATGGTTAAACGAAATAGAAACGCGAGAGCCGCCGATCTTTCGGAAACTGTAAGTTAA
- a CDS encoding fatty acid desaturase codes for MEKAIIPKETLGSVREIISQKSFDNPTYKGILYFIRDLAVFAFTIFLLWNVESWYILPFLWILVGLSISSLFIIGHDAAHGALFKSERLSYWIGQIAMLPSLHAYTQWAYGHNRIHHGHTIKLKGDVVWHPITPKQYRSFGLLRKGFHRIAWSVFGGGIYYLVEIWLKGMVIFTAPLKEALRDKIIMLTFAFGSAAAVFYFGGKTANGFDNSLGAWFLLKVWILPFLSWNYFIGITVYVHHIHAEIPWKGSKDWSPFYGQMMGTVNYHIPGFLNFFLHNIFIHSPHHVHMKIPFYRLGHALQEMKVHYSSFIQERKSIFKDYFRSTSRCKLMDEKTGCWMTYSEAFDDEDESEFKTAVNIS; via the coding sequence ATGGAAAAAGCTATTATACCTAAAGAAACGCTCGGAAGCGTGAGAGAAATTATTTCCCAAAAAAGTTTCGATAATCCTACGTATAAAGGTATTCTCTATTTTATAAGGGACCTCGCGGTCTTTGCATTCACTATTTTTCTGCTTTGGAACGTCGAATCTTGGTATATTCTACCGTTTCTCTGGATTCTTGTCGGATTATCGATTTCATCCCTCTTTATCATCGGTCATGATGCCGCGCATGGTGCATTATTTAAAAGCGAAAGACTTTCCTACTGGATCGGGCAAATCGCAATGTTACCGTCGCTGCATGCATATACTCAGTGGGCCTACGGTCATAATAGAATTCACCACGGGCATACTATTAAATTAAAAGGGGACGTCGTTTGGCATCCTATCACTCCGAAACAATATAGAAGTTTCGGTTTATTACGCAAAGGATTTCATAGAATCGCATGGTCGGTATTCGGAGGAGGTATTTATTATCTCGTCGAAATTTGGCTCAAAGGAATGGTTATTTTTACAGCGCCGTTAAAAGAAGCTCTTCGTGATAAAATCATAATGTTAACTTTTGCATTCGGATCAGCGGCGGCGGTCTTTTATTTCGGAGGAAAGACCGCGAACGGCTTTGATAATTCCTTGGGCGCATGGTTCTTGCTAAAAGTTTGGATCCTTCCATTTTTATCTTGGAATTATTTCATCGGAATCACCGTTTACGTACATCATATCCATGCGGAAATCCCCTGGAAAGGATCGAAAGATTGGAGTCCATTCTATGGACAGATGATGGGAACCGTAAATTATCATATTCCAGGCTTCCTAAATTTCTTTTTACACAATATCTTTATTCACTCGCCGCACCATGTTCATATGAAAATCCCTTTCTATCGATTAGGACATGCGCTACAGGAAATGAAAGTTCATTACTCTTCGTTTATACAGGAGAGAAAATCGATTTTTAAGGACTATTTTCGATCAACGTCGCGGTGTAAATTGATGGATGAGAAGACGGGTTGCTGGATGACCTACAGCGAAGCCTTCGACGACGAAGATGAATCCGAATTCAAAACTGCAGTCAATATAAGTTAA
- a CDS encoding outer membrane beta-barrel protein yields the protein MKFHSATTGALSLTFLRIYSIRIPGSIWKYGMQRIQKYLLLAIAIYKRLNKYVINSINVRVIRLTCTLLLIESSSVFAQAENKPASESTAIIPAVKDVEPIERKWYDKVEFSGFVDVYYMYNNNPLQGNSIDTTRAFETSNKNFAINAVSLVTHKTAEKSSPWGFRVDFQNGQNNAFQETPYTTSNQIYNMNMLKQAYVSFFFPVLKGMTLDVGKMATHIGYELLESMNNPNYSIGAIFQNTIPFIHTGARLTTQINNNWSGTVYLYNSGQGTGYLPPTSATLTDTTHSPYVEAYTQHKSIGTQLKGQLIENKLAIIWNTIYSQDFPNGRMDATPALLANYANTGNINIPADPAVTPNPIAPTSPRAKYNKDYWAMSHTVLSVTPTDRIQIDLDYTWSQKAGIDANAGLNQQRYNPNNTITATNIALGYVTPENVKSIYKAYGIFSKFKINETWGVNVRYEYLDDKLNNGALNTFAPNAFGTNGINNYISNYQLSADTAIANAILASNPQLNALLSSPNGLQAIGAQGYTSATGWIMAQLNPTTYKHYNGANNYGQYRTFTITPVWNFTENLLIKLDIRRDWSLGKQFVDAQGHRRNDQIGFTLGIVAKF from the coding sequence ATGAAATTTCATAGCGCAACAACAGGCGCACTGAGCCTTACATTTTTGCGAATCTATTCGATTCGAATACCGGGGTCAATTTGGAAATATGGAATGCAAAGAATACAAAAATATTTGCTACTTGCGATTGCGATTTATAAGAGATTAAATAAATACGTAATAAATAGTATAAACGTAAGAGTAATTCGTCTTACTTGCACCCTATTGCTGATCGAGTCTTCGTCGGTTTTCGCACAAGCGGAAAATAAACCAGCATCGGAGTCGACTGCAATAATACCGGCCGTAAAAGACGTAGAGCCGATCGAGCGCAAATGGTATGATAAAGTGGAGTTTTCCGGATTTGTGGACGTATACTATATGTACAATAATAACCCATTACAGGGGAACTCCATCGACACAACCCGTGCATTTGAGACCAGTAATAAAAACTTTGCAATCAATGCGGTTTCTTTAGTAACTCATAAAACGGCGGAGAAATCTTCCCCCTGGGGCTTTCGAGTCGATTTCCAAAACGGTCAAAACAACGCATTTCAGGAGACGCCTTACACAACGTCCAATCAGATTTACAACATGAATATGTTGAAACAAGCTTACGTAAGCTTTTTCTTTCCGGTCTTAAAAGGCATGACCTTGGACGTCGGAAAGATGGCGACACATATAGGCTACGAACTTCTGGAATCGATGAATAATCCTAATTATTCGATCGGAGCAATCTTTCAGAATACGATTCCCTTCATTCATACTGGCGCAAGATTGACGACGCAAATCAATAATAACTGGTCGGGTACCGTATATTTATATAATAGCGGACAAGGAACCGGTTATCTTCCTCCTACTAGCGCGACTCTAACCGACACGACGCATAGTCCGTACGTTGAAGCTTACACCCAACACAAATCGATTGGAACTCAACTAAAAGGCCAATTAATTGAAAACAAGTTAGCGATTATATGGAACACGATTTACTCTCAAGATTTTCCAAATGGAAGAATGGATGCGACCCCTGCTCTCCTTGCGAATTATGCGAATACGGGGAATATCAACATCCCGGCGGATCCTGCCGTCACTCCTAATCCAATCGCGCCAACCTCTCCTAGAGCAAAATATAATAAAGATTATTGGGCCATGAGTCACACGGTGCTTTCAGTTACTCCCACGGATCGAATCCAAATTGATTTGGACTACACTTGGAGCCAGAAGGCCGGTATTGACGCGAATGCCGGCCTCAATCAGCAAAGATACAATCCGAATAACACAATTACTGCAACTAATATAGCATTAGGCTACGTGACGCCTGAAAACGTGAAGAGTATCTATAAAGCTTACGGGATATTCTCCAAATTCAAAATCAACGAAACTTGGGGAGTCAATGTACGTTATGAGTATTTGGATGATAAGCTTAATAACGGCGCTTTAAATACGTTCGCTCCTAATGCTTTCGGTACGAATGGCATCAACAATTACATCAGTAACTACCAGCTATCAGCCGATACTGCTATTGCCAACGCCATTCTTGCCTCCAATCCACAACTCAACGCTCTTCTTAGCAGTCCAAACGGTTTGCAAGCCATCGGAGCTCAAGGTTATACTTCAGCAACCGGTTGGATCATGGCTCAATTGAATCCGACTACTTACAAACACTATAATGGAGCGAATAATTACGGGCAATATAGAACTTTTACCATTACTCCGGTTTGGAACTTTACTGAGAATCTACTCATAAAGCTGGATATTAGAAGGGATTGGTCTTTAGGTAAACAATTTGTAGACGCTCAAGGCCACAGAAGAAATGATCAAATAGGTTTTACCCTGGGAATCGTTGCCAAGTTCTAA
- a CDS encoding tetratricopeptide repeat protein: MRFILLFVCFVTAYIDLYAEPDMEASKGSGIFQEFIPGTELELAKKYMALGSLEQKIKKYDKAIKYYDQALEILSRIGERQTQIYALVLYLKSISEFRLGRFCKAKVDVIEAITIYQILGDLDTALHVEENALPEFTNACNSSAFIRPDFGQFGSSDSGDRSGFVFVAPASAY, from the coding sequence ATGAGATTCATTTTACTATTCGTATGTTTCGTGACGGCTTATATTGATTTATACGCCGAGCCGGACATGGAGGCTTCAAAAGGCAGCGGAATCTTTCAGGAATTTATTCCCGGAACCGAGCTGGAGCTCGCAAAAAAATATATGGCCTTGGGAAGTTTGGAGCAGAAGATTAAAAAATACGACAAGGCGATCAAGTATTACGATCAGGCCCTTGAAATACTTTCCAGAATCGGAGAAAGGCAGACGCAAATTTACGCGCTAGTACTTTATTTAAAATCGATCTCCGAATTTCGATTGGGTAGATTCTGTAAGGCAAAAGTCGATGTCATTGAAGCGATTACGATCTATCAAATACTTGGAGATTTGGACACCGCCCTTCATGTCGAAGAAAATGCATTACCGGAATTTACGAATGCCTGCAATTCCTCAGCCTTTATTCGTCCGGATTTTGGGCAATTCGGATCTTCAGACAGCGGGGACCGATCGGGCTTCGTATTTGTAGCGCCCGCCTCGGCCTACTGA
- a CDS encoding nuclear transport factor 2 family protein gives MTFAFPEDTKVTILNRETYLQMIRDRKLGGRKRETTIEDITVRGNVAVVRANLLSPVMRFNIFFSFIDTGLGWKLISDLPFAEKIE, from the coding sequence ATCACGTTTGCATTTCCAGAAGATACAAAAGTCACGATTCTGAATCGCGAAACATATCTTCAAATGATTCGCGATAGGAAATTAGGCGGAAGAAAACGGGAAACGACAATCGAAGACATTACTGTTCGAGGTAATGTTGCCGTTGTTCGCGCGAATCTTTTAAGCCCGGTCATGAGATTTAATATCTTCTTTTCGTTTATCGATACCGGCTTGGGTTGGAAGTTAATCTCCGATCTTCCGTTTGCCGAAAAGATAGAATGA
- the nirK gene encoding copper-containing nitrite reductase yields the protein MKELIKLLSFSLIFNLLISCNKTPVSAAVASAPDVPAPLNRSASDVIVKLETKEVIKQLAPGVDYTFWTFGGNVPGPFLRLKEGDNVEFQLSNHPSSKMPHNIDLHAVMGPGGGAGASFTAPGHTSVFKFKALRAGLYVYHCATAPVGMHIANGMYGLVFVEPPDGLPKVDKEYYIMQSEFYTKGKTGERGLQPFDMEKALKEQPDYIVFNGKVGANTDDKAIKVRKGEKVRLFVGNAGPNLASSFHIIGQIFDSVFPEASMGSLAKNIQTTLIPAGGASIVEFEAKVPGTYILVDHSIFRAFNKGALAHLKVEGDAEEQIFSGKISDLVYLPEGGAAQSMGDLQKPSLGTLQQKMEQGKNIFEQNCAACHQINARGIQGVFPPLANSDFLNADKLRAAKIVKKGFSGQIKVNGDIYNGTMPALGLGDEAIANVLTYLLNSFNNKGGMVTPEEVSRIK from the coding sequence ATGAAAGAATTAATCAAATTACTAAGTTTTTCCTTAATATTTAACTTGCTCATCTCCTGCAATAAAACGCCCGTTTCAGCTGCCGTAGCGTCCGCACCGGACGTTCCCGCTCCATTAAATCGAAGCGCTTCGGATGTGATCGTAAAGTTGGAAACAAAGGAAGTTATTAAACAACTGGCTCCCGGAGTCGACTACACTTTCTGGACATTCGGAGGGAATGTCCCGGGCCCCTTTTTACGTTTGAAGGAAGGTGATAATGTCGAATTTCAACTAAGTAACCACCCCTCAAGTAAGATGCCGCATAATATAGATTTACATGCAGTAATGGGTCCGGGCGGAGGAGCCGGCGCTTCCTTTACTGCGCCAGGACACACAAGCGTTTTCAAATTCAAAGCATTAAGAGCCGGTCTCTACGTATATCATTGTGCTACCGCGCCAGTAGGAATGCATATCGCGAACGGAATGTACGGATTAGTGTTCGTGGAACCTCCGGATGGCTTACCGAAGGTCGATAAAGAATATTATATTATGCAAAGTGAATTCTATACTAAAGGCAAGACGGGAGAACGAGGACTGCAGCCTTTCGATATGGAAAAGGCTTTAAAGGAGCAACCGGACTATATCGTATTTAATGGAAAGGTAGGAGCGAATACCGATGATAAGGCGATCAAAGTTCGAAAAGGAGAAAAAGTAAGATTGTTCGTCGGCAATGCCGGACCGAATTTAGCCTCGTCGTTTCATATCATAGGACAAATTTTTGATTCGGTTTTTCCCGAAGCTTCGATGGGAAGCTTAGCAAAGAATATTCAAACGACTCTCATTCCGGCGGGCGGAGCTTCAATCGTGGAATTCGAGGCAAAAGTTCCCGGAACTTATATCTTAGTCGACCATTCCATTTTTAGGGCGTTCAATAAAGGAGCATTGGCGCATTTAAAGGTGGAAGGCGATGCAGAAGAACAAATCTTTTCCGGAAAAATATCCGATCTTGTCTATCTACCCGAAGGCGGTGCCGCCCAAAGTATGGGAGATTTACAAAAACCCTCGTTAGGGACCTTACAGCAAAAGATGGAGCAGGGAAAGAATATCTTCGAACAAAACTGTGCAGCCTGCCATCAAATCAATGCAAGAGGAATCCAGGGTGTATTCCCTCCTTTAGCGAATTCCGATTTCCTCAATGCCGATAAATTAAGAGCGGCTAAAATCGTAAAAAAAGGGTTTTCGGGTCAAATCAAAGTAAACGGAGATATTTACAACGGAACAATGCCCGCCTTAGGCTTGGGAGACGAAGCTATCGCCAATGTTCTCACATATTTGCTTAATTCGTTTAATAACAAAGGCGGAATGGTTACGCCGGAAGAAGTATCCAGAATCAAGTAA
- a CDS encoding formylglycine-generating enzyme family protein: MVKISAGFFLPFLTSEKEKPISVKEFLIDSDSTTNEEFFEFLRNNPVWKKGSAKSSFVDDMYLINFEEERIKYPKYSVVNISWFAARAYCNWKGKRLPTTSEWERIAQSELSGESKRWVLKKILDWYSEPTGTAVSKSFKSYTDQYGVRNLFGNIWEWVEDFNSFSSGSFSDREGAARGSFCATGAATVKDKTDYASFMRYAYRNSLKAKYSASNLGFRCAKNIES, encoded by the coding sequence ATGGTAAAAATCTCTGCCGGGTTTTTTCTCCCATTTTTGACATCGGAAAAGGAAAAGCCGATATCAGTTAAAGAATTTTTAATAGACTCGGATTCGACAACGAATGAGGAGTTCTTCGAATTTTTGCGGAACAATCCGGTCTGGAAGAAAGGTTCGGCAAAATCTTCCTTTGTAGATGATATGTATTTAATTAATTTTGAAGAAGAGAGAATTAAATACCCGAAATACTCCGTAGTAAATATCAGCTGGTTTGCTGCCAGAGCCTATTGCAACTGGAAAGGGAAAAGACTTCCTACTACATCCGAATGGGAGAGAATCGCCCAATCCGAATTAAGCGGCGAATCTAAGCGGTGGGTTTTAAAGAAAATATTGGACTGGTATTCAGAACCGACGGGAACTGCAGTTTCAAAATCCTTTAAAAGTTACACCGACCAATATGGAGTTCGAAATTTATTCGGTAATATCTGGGAATGGGTCGAGGATTTCAATTCATTCTCAAGCGGCTCGTTTTCCGACAGAGAAGGCGCTGCGAGAGGATCCTTCTGCGCGACCGGAGCCGCAACCGTGAAAGATAAGACGGATTACGCAAGTTTCATGAGATACGCTTATCGCAATTCATTAAAAGCTAAATATTCCGCGTCAAATTTGGGATTTCGCTGCGCAAAAAATATCGAATCATGA
- a CDS encoding SCO family protein — protein MDLSSAWETDQGKTVTFQKLAGEKFILSVFYTSCKTVCPLVIRDLKEMDRNRTFQNEKIVLVDIDAKDKAIDLENFRKREELNDRWILIRGTEPNIRELAAVLEINYRSNGPEIEHTVGKFEVSEDGQIRKIIERKPVLE, from the coding sequence ATGGACCTAAGCTCCGCCTGGGAAACCGATCAAGGAAAGACCGTTACGTTTCAAAAGCTCGCCGGGGAAAAATTTATTTTGAGTGTTTTCTATACTTCGTGTAAGACCGTTTGCCCTTTGGTAATTCGAGATCTGAAAGAGATGGATCGAAATCGAACGTTTCAAAATGAAAAGATCGTTCTAGTCGATATCGACGCGAAAGACAAAGCTATAGATTTGGAAAATTTTCGGAAAAGAGAAGAATTAAACGATCGATGGATTTTAATTCGCGGCACGGAGCCGAATATCCGAGAACTAGCCGCCGTTCTGGAGATAAATTACAGGTCGAACGGACCTGAAATAGAGCACACAGTCGGTAAATTTGAAGTATCTGAAGATGGACAAATTCGAAAAATCATCGAAAGGAAGCCGGTTCTGGAATAA